The following coding sequences are from one Pyrobaculum sp. 3827-6 window:
- a CDS encoding helicase-related protein: protein MATSGGYSPYPYNLLSLLALRIHLLSSHTPCVNPSHSRVDALRYQLDFVNFGLRRYYEEGAVRLLLADDVGLGKTIMAGLLIKELMMRGHVKKVLLVVPKMLVFQWMRELAEKFDIECQVCRERCDTNCGIVSIDFLKRRVDDFLQQGWDFVVFDEAHNLTARGREPTKRYQAAERLASATKNVLLLSATPHHGDRLDFMARIRLIDRSVTDDDSLRLAVKRYVVRRLREDVRDETGIPERHSTTLKIAPSPDEAQFYEEVEKYARYYYGIAQKYKGKRRAAIGLVATVFLKRASSSTYAAVRTIERRLKALEAIKRGLLKPTKTTPRSELEAIQRVVDETQLDKEIEMLRRLHQLGQALATDTKYNTLKKVLGEVLGKVSEKIIVFTQYRDTMHYLAERLRKDGYHVVLLHGGMSDEERKAAEAEFRDKGQILVATDAASEGLNLQVANLLINYDLPWNPTRIDQRIGRVHRYGQRRPVLVYNFLLDGTIDGRVYELLLKKLEEIRKALGRVFEYLGNLADERDFAKLIDAALKGRDPSEEVERLAQSKATLKDLEDLLVKDRVRLQKDPRCIDYVTDEELQTLVLGTLNTLDSRSYDEAGGCYRIKYLPKELASLCRGACTGLVGFGLSSNCPERITVEHPLAKAVIQYHLEKLPNSILAEVDKPCYADGNLWVIKGTAEVAIPEGHRLEKYTLSHLAAYYQPNTTQCQKGQVPLSAITLPIYIQESKQSPQPPEEALSEVKAKLQEQVKKLCQNKENAILAEYTSMLKAIDKKKGLTEAQKARQKEELLQRLEATINMLREACGNAKIETATLFTAMYKPLGYLTLGVEWGSDLMEQGAKGEEIAMELDRKEGCHIVDLRHIPMTGVDYIAVCPDGVRLVEVKTVKGPDSKIHIQPGEWAALCASKTNRARRAALLVDLQYTKALKNHMYLYVVDLSNNTVKKYRDPCTHLANHVHKYKVTQEKYVIPYDEFTKLITPTVELPYDN from the coding sequence ATGGCCACTAGCGGGGGATACTCCCCGTATCCATATAACTTGCTTTCATTGCTTGCCTTGAGGATTCATCTTCTTAGTAGCCACACGCCGTGTGTAAATCCTTCGCATAGTAGAGTTGACGCCCTTAGGTATCAGCTTGACTTTGTAAATTTTGGACTGCGTCGATACTACGAGGAGGGGGCCGTTAGGCTTTTACTCGCCGACGACGTCGGCCTCGGCAAAACCATCATGGCCGGCCTCTTGATAAAAGAGCTAATGATGAGAGGCCACGTAAAGAAGGTGCTACTCGTCGTGCCGAAGATGCTGGTTTTCCAGTGGATGAGAGAACTGGCAGAGAAATTCGACATAGAGTGCCAAGTCTGCAGAGAGCGTTGCGATACCAACTGCGGCATCGTCTCCATAGATTTCCTGAAGAGGAGGGTAGATGACTTTCTTCAACAAGGGTGGGACTTCGTGGTATTTGACGAGGCACATAACCTAACCGCTAGGGGCCGCGAACCCACCAAGAGGTACCAAGCCGCCGAGAGGCTGGCCTCTGCTACGAAAAACGTCCTGCTCCTCTCGGCCACTCCACACCACGGAGATAGGCTAGACTTCATGGCACGGATAAGGCTCATAGACCGCTCAGTTACAGACGACGACTCTCTTAGACTTGCCGTAAAGAGGTACGTAGTTAGGAGACTAAGAGAGGACGTCCGCGACGAAACCGGCATACCAGAGAGACACTCCACAACGTTGAAAATAGCCCCCTCACCTGACGAGGCGCAGTTCTACGAAGAGGTCGAGAAGTACGCCCGGTACTACTACGGAATAGCCCAGAAGTACAAGGGAAAGCGAAGGGCGGCCATAGGCCTCGTGGCTACGGTATTCCTAAAGAGAGCGTCTTCAAGCACATACGCCGCTGTGAGGACCATCGAGAGAAGACTAAAAGCCTTAGAAGCCATAAAGAGGGGCCTGCTCAAGCCAACTAAAACGACCCCGAGAAGCGAGCTTGAGGCTATACAACGCGTAGTCGACGAGACCCAGCTGGACAAGGAGATTGAAATGCTAAGGAGATTACACCAGCTTGGCCAAGCCCTCGCCACTGACACCAAGTATAACACATTGAAAAAGGTTCTAGGAGAGGTCTTGGGAAAGGTCTCAGAAAAGATAATCGTCTTCACCCAGTACAGAGACACAATGCACTATCTCGCGGAGAGGCTAAGGAAAGACGGCTACCACGTAGTTCTCCTCCACGGAGGCATGTCCGACGAGGAGCGCAAAGCCGCCGAGGCCGAGTTCAGAGACAAAGGCCAGATCCTAGTGGCAACAGACGCAGCCTCAGAAGGCCTCAACCTCCAAGTCGCAAACCTCCTAATCAACTACGACCTCCCGTGGAACCCCACACGCATAGACCAGAGAATCGGCAGAGTGCACAGATACGGCCAGAGGAGGCCCGTCTTAGTCTACAACTTCCTACTCGACGGCACCATAGACGGACGCGTCTACGAACTCCTCCTCAAGAAGTTAGAGGAGATAAGAAAAGCGCTTGGCAGAGTGTTTGAATACCTAGGAAACCTCGCCGACGAGAGAGACTTCGCCAAGCTAATCGACGCAGCGCTAAAAGGCCGAGACCCCTCAGAAGAAGTAGAACGCCTCGCGCAGTCAAAAGCCACCCTTAAAGATCTAGAGGACCTGCTGGTAAAAGACCGAGTCAGACTCCAAAAAGATCCTAGATGTATAGACTACGTCACGGATGAGGAACTCCAAACCCTGGTACTCGGCACGCTAAACACCCTCGACTCCAGATCATATGACGAGGCAGGTGGTTGCTACAGAATAAAATACCTACCAAAAGAACTAGCCAGTCTCTGCCGCGGGGCGTGCACAGGCCTAGTCGGCTTCGGCCTCTCGTCAAACTGCCCCGAGAGGATAACTGTAGAACACCCCCTCGCCAAGGCAGTAATTCAGTACCACCTAGAAAAACTTCCCAACTCCATATTGGCAGAGGTAGACAAGCCGTGCTACGCAGACGGCAACCTCTGGGTCATAAAAGGCACAGCGGAGGTTGCTATTCCCGAAGGACACCGCTTAGAAAAGTACACACTAAGCCACCTAGCCGCCTACTACCAGCCCAACACCACCCAGTGCCAAAAAGGCCAAGTCCCACTCTCTGCGATTACCCTCCCCATATACATACAGGAGTCAAAACAAAGCCCACAGCCACCCGAAGAGGCACTAAGCGAGGTAAAGGCCAAACTACAGGAGCAAGTCAAAAAACTCTGTCAAAACAAGGAAAACGCCATACTCGCCGAATACACCTCCATGCTAAAAGCAATAGACAAGAAAAAGGGCCTAACAGAAGCCCAAAAAGCCAGACAAAAAGAAGAGCTCCTACAGAGACTAGAAGCAACAATTAACATGCTGAGAGAAGCGTGCGGCAATGCCAAGATAGAGACGGCAACCTTATTCACAGCCATGTACAAGCCACTAGGCTACCTCACGCTAGGAGTCGAGTGGGGAAGCGACTTGATGGAACAAGGCGCCAAAGGCGAAGAAATAGCCATGGAACTAGATAGAAAAGAGGGGTGCCACATAGTTGATCTGAGACACATACCAATGACAGGTGTCGACTACATAGCTGTATGCCCCGACGGAGTCAGACTGGTGGAGGTAAAGACGGTAAAAGGCCCAGACAGCAAAATCCACATTCAGCCAGGAGAGTGGGCCGCACTGTGCGCCAGCAAGACAAACCGCGCCCGCCGCGCCGCCCTACTCGTAGATCTACAGTACACAAAGGCGCTTAAAAACCACATGTACCTATACGTGGTAGACCT